The Fodinibius saliphilus genomic interval CCTGTATACGACCATTAATTAAGTGCCAGGGTACCGCAAGCGTACGAACCATATCAATTCCCCAATGGTTATAGAATCGATGATCTTCGGTCGCCACTAAGGCATCTACAATGTGTGGTGACATCTCTTCGATGGGTACATAGGTACGGTTCTCGGTATAATACCTATCCAAAACAACGCCATCACGACTTAACAATTCTGAAGCAACAGCTGTTTTAGGATTTTCAAGCTGTTTTATGGAGGGTAGTCCCTGCATCAGGTAAAGCGTAAAGCCGGTAAAACCAATAATAAAAGTACCGACTACAATGGCAGCCCATTTTAAAACATTATTTGTTGTATAGTTCCATACCCAGTGAGATTTTTCTGGAGAAGAATCATTATTATCTTGCTTTGCATTTTTACGACGATATTCCGGATCGTTAAAGTAACGGTCCATTTCATTTTCGTAATCTGAGTTGCTCATCAATTATATTATTCAAATGGTTGTAGAGACTGCAGTTGCGGCACCCAAGAAACGAGAGAAATCGAACTATTATTATAAAATGCCATTGTCCGATGCTGATAAAAGGTACCTAAATTTATATAGGTTCCGAAGTCGAATTCTTTCTGACGGGGTATATGGTCATGGCCACAAAGAATAAAGTCAATTTCGGTACTCGCCAGTGTTCTTGATGCCCACTCATCTAACTTTTTTTCTTTTTCTGTGTTCCATTCCAATGAACGGGTAAAGCGGGAAAAGTATTTCATGATATTTATTCCCACACGTGGCGGAAACAGCGTTTGGTACAGCGAAATGAACTTATCGGAACGCAGCAGCCGATGCAGGCGTGGGCGGGGAAGGTGTAGCAGCTCATCAGCTAACCCATCCCCATGGAGCGTCATTACCGTATTACCATTAACCTGGAGCATCATATGTTCGTGTTTAAGCTCAAAACCTAAGTTCTCAAAATAGTCACGAGTCCAATTGTCATGATTACCCGTAATAAATAGAGTAGGTCCCATATCTTTATTAAAAGAAGAAAACCGTTCTAGAACCCTTTCCCCAATAGCAGGTATGACATCGGGATATTCCATCCAATAATCAAAAAGGTCGCCCAAGATAGCTATGCCAATCTTGTTACGTTGACAGTAATTGAGAAGTTGAATCAGCTCTGATTCAATACGTTGGTTTATTTCGTCAGAAAAACCGCCGAGATGTGCATCAGAAAGAAAAATCATCGGCTGATCAACAGTAGAAATTCTCATACGGCCGCTGGGCGTTATTTTTTACGCTCGATGATAAACTTAATAAGGTCTTCAAACGCTGCACGATCTTCAGATTCTGGGAGTTCAGCTAGCGTTTCAAGAGCCCGGTTTGCGTAGTCATTCATAATTGATCGTGCGTATTTAACGCCTCCTTTATCGTGCACAAAAGAAACAATTTTGTCGACATCGGCTTTCTTTTTTCGGCGTTTTCGCATTAGGTATCGTGCCCGGACCTTCTCCATGGTAGAAGCATTATCGAGGGCTTTAATAAAAGGAAGGGTTACTTTTCGCTCCTGAATATCATTGCGCTTTGGTTTGCCAATATCATTGACACCGTAGTCGAAAATATCATCTCTAATTTGGAATGCGATCCCGGTCCATTTACCAATATTGTGCATTTTTTTATGCATCTTGGGGTTATCTGTCGTTGAGATAGCACCACATTCACAGCACGAAGCAATAAGACTGGCCGTTTTCTCCGAAATAACTTTAAAATAATATTCTTCATCCATGTTGAAAAGGCGAGCTGCTTTAAACTGGCGAAGCTCTCCTTCACTCATTTGCCGTACCGCCTCAGAAAGAACTTTTAAGAGCTTGTATTCTTCATGGTCCAGTGCGGTAAGTAAGCCTTTGGAGAGTAGGAAATCTCCTAGTAATACTCCTGCCTTATTATTCCATACTTTATTAATACTAAGGAACCCGCGTCGTACTTCGGCTTCATCCACAACATCGTCATGTATTAGAGTAGCCGTATGCAGTAACTCAATCATAGTGGCAGCTACATAGCTTCGCTTGTTAACTTCTCCAAAAAGTCGTGCCGACATAAATACGAGTGTAGGGCGAATTTCTTTTCCTTTCTGACGGAGTAAATATTGTACGACTTTATCTAATACCCACACATCAGTACGCAACGCTTTTTTATAGAAAGTACGAAACTCAGATAAACTACCTTTAACAGGTGCGGTTATATCTTGAAGTGACTTCTTTTGCTTGCGTTTAAAAGTAGTTGCTTTTTCTAGCTGCGTATTAATCATGAAACGTTTGTGATCACTTAGGTATTGGAGCCGAAAATAAAAGTTGAAATTTAGTAATTATTCAGGTTTTATACCCCATCAATTCTAAAAGCTGATAATAGCTTCTAATATAGAGTTTGAATAGTAATTTCTAAATAGTGTAATCGACAATGATTAAGCTTGATGTAAGCAGGGCAAAAAAGTTTTTGACCGATGAAGAGTTTGACCAAGCCCGGGATAAGGCATCTGAGGCGCTTATGACGGTAAAGGAGCGAAATGGAAAAGGTGCTGAGTGGTTGGGGTGGAGAGATCTACTGAGTGATCCTAATGACGCAATACTGGAACAACTTCATAGTATGGCTACTAAAATTAGAGAAAATGCTGATGTTTTTATCGTTTGTGGCATTGGCGGATCTTATCTCGGTGCGCGCGCAGTGATCGATGCACTAGCCTCTTTTTTTGGAAATAAAGGGCCTGAAATAATTTATGCAGGACACCATATGAGTGGGCAGTATTTAGAAGAATTATTGGCTTACCTCGAAGAGTTAACCAAAGACGGAGAGCCTAAAAGTGTTTATTGCAATGTAATATCCAAATCAGGGACGACCCTGGAAACAGCTCTTTCGTTTCGATTTATTAGAAGTTGGATGCAAGATCAGTACCCGGATACATTACAAGATCGGATTATCTGCACTACAAGTTCAGTAGGAGGAGCCCTGAATAAGCTTGTAGATCAATATAGGTTTCAAAAGTTTGTTATCCCTGATGATGTAGGAGGACGGTTTTCTGTATTAACGCCTGTCGGGTTATTACCGATTGCTGTGGCGGGTATTGACATTCGCAGTCTTTTTTATGGCGCCGTTTCAAAGTATGAAGAACTGGAGGAAGAGGCAGGGTCATTATTGGATTATGCTGCGGTAAAATATGCTTTATTTAAGAAGGGTAAGGCCGTAGATGTGATCACTTCTTTTGAGCCGCAGCTTGCGTCTTTGGGAGGGTGGTTACAACAACTATTGGGTGAAAGTGAAGGTAAGGGTGGAGAGGGGATGTTTCCTGCTGTTACGACTTATTCAACTGACCTACATAGTTTGGGACAGTTTATCCAAGATGGAGCTCGCATTGTCATGGAAACATTTATAACGGTGGGAGATTCTAAGGGGGGATTGACAGTAAAAGAGGCAGAAGAAAATAACGATGGGCTCAACTATCTTGCAGGCATGACGTTTCATGAAATTAATAAACGAGCGTTTGAAGGCACAATTCAGGCTCATGTCAAAGGTGGAGTCCCCTCTGTCGTCGTTAATTTAGACAAATTGAATGCACAACATCTCGGTGAGTTTATTTATCTTTATGAGCTTTTTACGGCCGTCTATTGCTACAGTTTGAACGTTAACCCATTTAATCAGCCGGGCGTAGAAGATTATAAAAGTGAAATGTATCAACTATTGGGAAAATAACAAGGTATGTCAGAAGTCAATAATGACAAGCAGCCAGGAACAAGCCCTTCCGAAGATCTCCAATTTATTGCTGTTGCCGGTAATATTGGAGCCGGGAAATCATCATTAACCGGATTACTTGCCAAGCATTTTGGCTGGGAAGCATTCTATGAATCAGTAGATGATAATCCCTATCTCTCAGATTTTTATGAGGATATGCGCCGATGGAGCTTTAATTTGCAGATTTACTTTTTATCTAGTCGATTCCGGCATCAAAAACAGATGCTCGAACAGGAAGGGCGTTTTGTACAAGATCGGACGATTTATGAGGATGTAGAGATTTTTGCAAAGAACTTGCACAACATGGGGTTAATGAGTGATCGTGATTTTGCGAACTATGAGGCTCTATTTGAAGAGATGACAGACTATCTTCAACCTCCAGGTCTTTTGATTTATATTCGCGCGCAGGTTTCAACCCTAGTTGATCAAATTCAGCAGCGCGGTAGAGATTATGAAAATACAATTCGAATTGAATACTTAGAACGTTTAAACCGTTTGTATGAGGACTGGATCGACCGCTATCCGCATGAAAAGCTTATTATCGATACAGATGATCTTGATTTTGTGAATAACAAAGAGGATCTCGGGCAAATTATTGGGCTTGTAGAACAAAGACTTTTTGGCTTGTTTAATTGATTGCAGGTAAACCCAATAATTCATATTTTTGCTAGCTATTACGGATATGTCAAAACTTGAATTTAACATAGTAGAAATACCTGAAGGAGAAAGTCGACGAACAGTCGAGCTCTCCGATGAAGATCTTGACTTATCTCCGCATACTTTTGTTGGAGGTGAGGTAGAGATACTATTTTACCGTACGCTTCATTTTATCCGGGTAAATTTCCATGTAGATTCTGATATTGAATTAACATGTGATCGGTCTTTGGAAAAATATATTCAGCCGGTCGAATCAGACTATGAAGTTGTATTCAAGGTTGATGTTAAGGAAGAGAAAGAAGATGAAAACGGTGCTGTACGGCGTTTTAACTTCTCCTCGAATACATTAAGTATTGAAGACGAAGTCCGTGATACTATTTTTCTGAATGTTCCTATTAAAAAATTGCATCCCAAGTTTATTGACGACGAAGGGAAGCCAAAAGATTTTGACACAAAATCATTTGGAGCTACAGAAAACGATGACGATACCGAGATTGTAGATCCTCGGTGGAAGAAGTTGAAAGAATTAAAGAATTAACAGCAATATTACCATCTATTAATAATGGCACAACCAAAACGACAACATTCAAAGTCCCGCCAGGGGAAACGTCGCTCTCACCATAAAATTGGAGAGCCTACATTAGCTGAATGCAAAAATTGTGGTGCCCTGCATCGCTATCATCATATCTGTAAAGAGTGCGGTTTTTATCGCGGTCGTCAAATTCTTGATGTGAACAAATAATTTTAGTTAAATCCCTATTTCATGATCATTGCTGTAGATGCCGCAGGGGGCGACTACTATCCCGAAAATCCGGTTAAAGGTTCTATTCAGGCTCTTAATGAATCAACGGAGTTAACAGTTATTTTGGTAGGGCCAGAAGATATAATTGAGCAGGAGTTATCAAAGCATGACTATGATGAGCAGCGTCTTTTGGTGCAGCATGCTCCTGATATTATAGGTATGGATGAAGCTCCGGCACAAGCGGTAAAGAGCAAACAAAATTCATCTATTGTATCTGGAATAGGGATGCATAAAGCCGGTAAATGTAAGGCTTTTGTAAGTGCTGGAAATACCGGTGCTTTGCTTGCAGCTTCTTCCTTTCTGCTAGGAAAGCTTGAAGGTGTAAGTCGTCCTACGATTGCAGCAATGTATCCTACAGTGAAAGGTTTGCGCTTGTTACTTGATGTTGGAGCAAATCTTGAAGTACGACCGGACATGTTCGTTCAGTTTGCCCATATGGGTAAAATATTCGCCAATGAGATTATGGATGTGGAAGACCCAACGGTTGGGCTTCTTAATGTTGGGGAAGAAGAAGAAAAAGGGACTAGTGTGCTGAAAGATGCCTTTAAAGAACTTGAAGCGCTTCCTAATTTTGTGGGAAATGTAGAAGGGCGTGACATATTTTCTGCTGAGGCAGATATTTTCCTCAGTGATGGCTTAGTAGGAAATCTGTTATTGAAATTTGGTGAGTCAATACCGGAAGCACTGAATACTTTTGTTAAGAAAGGAATACAAAAACTCGAGTTAGGTCCTGAAGAGGCCAAGCTCGTAGGGAAGGTATTAAAAGCTTCTCTGGCCGAATTCGATTCGGACCGCATTGGTGGTGTGCCCTTCCTTGGTGTTGATGGAGTAAGCATGGTAGGGCACGGAAGTAGTTCACCTCTTGCGATTAGAAATATGATACTGAATGCCGCAAAATGTGTGGATCATAGTATCAATAAGAAAATTGTAGCATCTCTTAAATAAATAACCCTCTTACATGGCTGAAGTAAAACGAGCAGCAATAACAGCAGTAGGCCACTATTTGCCTGACAATAAGTTAACAAATCATGACTTAGAGCAAATGGTGGATACCAATGATGAATGGATCCAAACAAGAACTGGTATTAAAGAACGTCGGATTTTAAAAGACGATGATAAAGCAACTGCTTTTATGGGAGCAGAAGCTGCAAAAGAAGCACTTGATGAGCGAGGCATTTCTGCTGATGAGATCGATGTTATCATCTGTGCTACTGTTACTCCCGATTACCTTTTTCCGGCGACAGCATGTCTTATTCAAAGCAAAATAGGGGCAAGTAATGCCTATGCTTTTGATCTTTCTGCAGCATGTTCCGGCTTTCTTTTCGCTTTATCTACCGGAGGAAATTTTATTGAATCAGGAAGGGCCCAGAAAGTACTTGTTATTGGGGCTGACAAAATGAGTTCCATTGTTGATTATACCGACCGCTCCACTTGTATCCTTTTTGGAGATGGAGCTGGGGCTGTTTTATTAGAAGCGTCGGAAGACGGCAATGGTATAGTAGATTATATTAATCGCTCTGAAGGGGATACCGGATTAGCATTGTATCAGCCTGCCGGTGGAAGTTTAAATCCTGCTACTGAAGAATCAGTTGCTGACCGTCTCCACTATGCGAAACAAGATGGACGTACTGTCTTTAAGAAGGCAACAGTTGGTATGGCAGATGTTTCGGCTGAGATTATGAAAAAAAATGATCTTACAGCTGATGATATATCATATCTGGTCCCGCATCAGGCAAATCTTAGAATCATTGATGCTACAGCAAATCGTATGGGACTCGACAGCGAAAAAGTGATGGTAAATATAAATAAATACGGTAATACTACTGCAGCAACGATTCCGCTTTGTTTGTTTGATTGGAAATCGAAACTAGAAAAAGGTGATAATCTAATCTTAGCGGCCTTTGGTGGGGGATATACCTGGGGCGCTATCTATTTAAAATGGGGAATGTAATATCATGAGTTCAGCGTATCTTTTTCCAGGACAAGGAGCACAATCTGTTGGGATGGGTAAAAAACATTATGAACAGGATGAGATATTTGCATCTTATGTAGATCAGGCCAATGATATACTCGGTTTTGATCTCAAAGAGATTATGTTTGAAGGACCGAAAGAGAAATTGAAACAAACTGAGTATACGCAGCCTGCGATCTTTCTGCATTCTGTAGCATTGTATAAGAAACTGGATGCTAATCCCGACATGGTAGCGGGTCATAGTTTGGGTGAATTTTCAGCTTTGGTCGCATGTGGTGCTGTGGACTTTGAAGATGCGCTTAAAATTGTGCGTCGCCGAGGTGAATTAATGCAGCAAGCTGGGGAAGAAAATCCCGGAACAATGGCTGCGGTTATCGGTATGGACGATGATATAGTAGAACGTATTTGTGCAGAAGCTACTGAGCAAACGGGTAAAGAAGTAGTCGCTGCAAACTATAATTGTCCCGGCCAGTTAGTTATTTCCGGGGATGCTGATGCAATTCAGAAAGCTGTTGATCTGCTTAAAGAAGAAGGGTGCCGTTTAGCAAAAGTTCTTGAAGTAAGTGGAGCTTTTCACTCTTCCTTGATGCAGCCGGCTTTTGATGGGTTGCAGAGAAGTCTGGAAGATTTAGATATTTCAGAACCTGAGTGCCCTATTTATAGCAATTATACTGCAGAACCTACAACTGATCCCGAAGAGATTCGCTCTAATTTATTAAATCAGTTATTGAACCCGGTTCGCTGGACACAGACACTGGAAAATATGAACAAGAACGGTGCAGAGTCATTTATTGAAGTTGGTCCTGGCAAGGTGCTTCAGGGACTGGTAAAACGTACCCTTGATGATGTTAAAATAAGTGGTCTTCAATAAATAAAATTATTATTGTAGCATTCTTTTGATTTCTGCTATAAAACCTTAACAATTATTATTATGAGTTTATCTATTGAAGGAAAAACAGCATTAGTAACCGGTGGAAGCCGTGGCATTGGTCGTGCTATTGCACTGATGTTAGCTGATTATGGTGCTGATGTTGCTATTACCTATAGAAGTTCTGTAGATGCAGCTAATGAGGTAAAAGAATTGATTGAGGAAAAGGGACAAAAGGCTAAGGCTATTCAGGCTGATGCCGTTAAGTTTGACAGTGCTGAAGAGGTTATTTCTGAAATTACCGGAGATTGGGAAAAATTAGATATTCTCGTAAATAATGCTGGTATTGCACGTGATAACTTAATTCTTCGTATGACCGAAGAACAGTGGGATCAGGTTATCGATACAAACCTAAAGAGTATTTTTAATTATAGTAAGGCTGTAGCCAAGCCTATGATGCGAAATCAGGGCGGCTCAATTATTAATATTAGTTCTGTAGTTGGGATATCAGGAAACGCCGGACAAAGTAATTATGCGGCTTCAAAAGCTGGCCTTATTGGTTTTACAAAATCCTATGCAAAAGAATTAGCTTCGAGAAATATTAGAGCTAATGTTGTAGCACCTGGATATATTACCACCGAAATGACCGAAGAATTGAATGAAAAAGTATTGGAGTCTATTAAAGAAGAGACTCCGCTCGGCAGGGCAGGAGATGCTGATGAAGTAGCTTCTACAGTTTTGTTTTTAGCCTCCGATATAAGTAAGTACATTACAGGTGAAACAATTCGCGTAGACGGTGGAATGGCAATGTAAAAAGAATCTTTTATTCTTTTTATTAATAAGAAATTGAGAAAGTGTATTTTTATCTATTTAAATTGTATTTTCTGCCCATGCTTTACGAAAGTAGGCAGAAAACAATTTTTTAATTAACTCGAAAATAAGTTAAATACAAATTATGTCACAAGACGTCGAAGCAAAAGTAAAATCAATTATTGTTGATAAATTAGGTGTTGATGAATCAGAAGTTACCCATGAAGCTAACTTCACAAACGATTTAGGGGCTGATTCTCTTGACACTGTTGAACTTATCATGGAGTTTGAGAAAGATTTTGATATCAGCATTCCTGATGAAGATGCTGAGAATATTGCAACAGTAGGTAATGCTGTTGAATATCTACAAGAGAAAGTATAAAACTCATACGCTAAACAACTAGCATGTCGAAACGTAGAGTAGTCATTACCGGAATTGGTGCCCTTACCCCCGTTGGTAAGACGGCACCAGATTTCTGGAATGGATTAATTTCAGGAAAGAGTGGCGCTCAACCTATTGAGCACTTTGATACATCGGAATTTCCAACCAAGTTTGCGGCCCAAATTGAAGGCTATGATCCAGAGGATTACTTCGATCGTAAAGAGGCACGCCGGTTGGATAAGGTATGTCAGTATGCATTAATTGCTGCTGATGAAGCTATTCAAGATACTGGTTTAGATCTCGATGATATCAATAAAGATGATGTTGCCGTAATCGTTGGAACTGGAATTGGGGGAATGATTACATTCTATGAACAATCTGTTTCCTTCCATGAACATGGACCACGTGGGGTATCACCATTCTTTATTCCCAAACTCATTCCAGATATGGTAGCAGGCCAGATCTCAATTAAGTATGGGTTTAAAGGACCAAACTTTTGTGCTGTTTCTGCTTGTGCTACGGGTTCTCACAATATAGCCTTGGCCTACGATTCAATTCGTAACGGGCAATGTGATATGGCGGTTTCCGGCGGGTCAGAAGCACCCGTTTCCAGAATAGGTGTTGCCGGCTTTAATGCCATGCGTGCAATGTCTACTCGTAATGATGATCCTAAAAAAGCATCACGACCTTTTGATAAAAACCGAGACGGATTCGTACTTGGTGAAGGGTCTGCAATTATGTTTTTGGAAGAGTATGAACATGCTAAAGAG includes:
- a CDS encoding UDP-2,3-diacylglucosamine diphosphatase, whose protein sequence is MRISTVDQPMIFLSDAHLGGFSDEINQRIESELIQLLNYCQRNKIGIAILGDLFDYWMEYPDVIPAIGERVLERFSSFNKDMGPTLFITGNHDNWTRDYFENLGFELKHEHMMLQVNGNTVMTLHGDGLADELLHLPRPRLHRLLRSDKFISLYQTLFPPRVGINIMKYFSRFTRSLEWNTEKEKKLDEWASRTLASTEIDFILCGHDHIPRQKEFDFGTYINLGTFYQHRTMAFYNNSSISLVSWVPQLQSLQPFE
- a CDS encoding polyprenyl synthetase family protein, producing MINTQLEKATTFKRKQKKSLQDITAPVKGSLSEFRTFYKKALRTDVWVLDKVVQYLLRQKGKEIRPTLVFMSARLFGEVNKRSYVAATMIELLHTATLIHDDVVDEAEVRRGFLSINKVWNNKAGVLLGDFLLSKGLLTALDHEEYKLLKVLSEAVRQMSEGELRQFKAARLFNMDEEYYFKVISEKTASLIASCCECGAISTTDNPKMHKKMHNIGKWTGIAFQIRDDIFDYGVNDIGKPKRNDIQERKVTLPFIKALDNASTMEKVRARYLMRKRRKKKADVDKIVSFVHDKGGVKYARSIMNDYANRALETLAELPESEDRAAFEDLIKFIIERKK
- a CDS encoding glucose-6-phosphate isomerase encodes the protein MIKLDVSRAKKFLTDEEFDQARDKASEALMTVKERNGKGAEWLGWRDLLSDPNDAILEQLHSMATKIRENADVFIVCGIGGSYLGARAVIDALASFFGNKGPEIIYAGHHMSGQYLEELLAYLEELTKDGEPKSVYCNVISKSGTTLETALSFRFIRSWMQDQYPDTLQDRIICTTSSVGGALNKLVDQYRFQKFVIPDDVGGRFSVLTPVGLLPIAVAGIDIRSLFYGAVSKYEELEEEAGSLLDYAAVKYALFKKGKAVDVITSFEPQLASLGGWLQQLLGESEGKGGEGMFPAVTTYSTDLHSLGQFIQDGARIVMETFITVGDSKGGLTVKEAEENNDGLNYLAGMTFHEINKRAFEGTIQAHVKGGVPSVVVNLDKLNAQHLGEFIYLYELFTAVYCYSLNVNPFNQPGVEDYKSEMYQLLGK
- a CDS encoding deoxynucleoside kinase, whose amino-acid sequence is MSEVNNDKQPGTSPSEDLQFIAVAGNIGAGKSSLTGLLAKHFGWEAFYESVDDNPYLSDFYEDMRRWSFNLQIYFLSSRFRHQKQMLEQEGRFVQDRTIYEDVEIFAKNLHNMGLMSDRDFANYEALFEEMTDYLQPPGLLIYIRAQVSTLVDQIQQRGRDYENTIRIEYLERLNRLYEDWIDRYPHEKLIIDTDDLDFVNNKEDLGQIIGLVEQRLFGLFN
- a CDS encoding YceD family protein, producing MSKLEFNIVEIPEGESRRTVELSDEDLDLSPHTFVGGEVEILFYRTLHFIRVNFHVDSDIELTCDRSLEKYIQPVESDYEVVFKVDVKEEKEDENGAVRRFNFSSNTLSIEDEVRDTIFLNVPIKKLHPKFIDDEGKPKDFDTKSFGATENDDDTEIVDPRWKKLKELKN
- the rpmF gene encoding 50S ribosomal protein L32; protein product: MAQPKRQHSKSRQGKRRSHHKIGEPTLAECKNCGALHRYHHICKECGFYRGRQILDVNK
- the plsX gene encoding phosphate acyltransferase PlsX — its product is MIIAVDAAGGDYYPENPVKGSIQALNESTELTVILVGPEDIIEQELSKHDYDEQRLLVQHAPDIIGMDEAPAQAVKSKQNSSIVSGIGMHKAGKCKAFVSAGNTGALLAASSFLLGKLEGVSRPTIAAMYPTVKGLRLLLDVGANLEVRPDMFVQFAHMGKIFANEIMDVEDPTVGLLNVGEEEEKGTSVLKDAFKELEALPNFVGNVEGRDIFSAEADIFLSDGLVGNLLLKFGESIPEALNTFVKKGIQKLELGPEEAKLVGKVLKASLAEFDSDRIGGVPFLGVDGVSMVGHGSSSPLAIRNMILNAAKCVDHSINKKIVASLK
- a CDS encoding beta-ketoacyl-ACP synthase III, whose amino-acid sequence is MAEVKRAAITAVGHYLPDNKLTNHDLEQMVDTNDEWIQTRTGIKERRILKDDDKATAFMGAEAAKEALDERGISADEIDVIICATVTPDYLFPATACLIQSKIGASNAYAFDLSAACSGFLFALSTGGNFIESGRAQKVLVIGADKMSSIVDYTDRSTCILFGDGAGAVLLEASEDGNGIVDYINRSEGDTGLALYQPAGGSLNPATEESVADRLHYAKQDGRTVFKKATVGMADVSAEIMKKNDLTADDISYLVPHQANLRIIDATANRMGLDSEKVMVNINKYGNTTAATIPLCLFDWKSKLEKGDNLILAAFGGGYTWGAIYLKWGM
- the fabD gene encoding ACP S-malonyltransferase, encoding MSSAYLFPGQGAQSVGMGKKHYEQDEIFASYVDQANDILGFDLKEIMFEGPKEKLKQTEYTQPAIFLHSVALYKKLDANPDMVAGHSLGEFSALVACGAVDFEDALKIVRRRGELMQQAGEENPGTMAAVIGMDDDIVERICAEATEQTGKEVVAANYNCPGQLVISGDADAIQKAVDLLKEEGCRLAKVLEVSGAFHSSLMQPAFDGLQRSLEDLDISEPECPIYSNYTAEPTTDPEEIRSNLLNQLLNPVRWTQTLENMNKNGAESFIEVGPGKVLQGLVKRTLDDVKISGLQ
- the fabG gene encoding 3-oxoacyl-[acyl-carrier-protein] reductase, encoding MSLSIEGKTALVTGGSRGIGRAIALMLADYGADVAITYRSSVDAANEVKELIEEKGQKAKAIQADAVKFDSAEEVISEITGDWEKLDILVNNAGIARDNLILRMTEEQWDQVIDTNLKSIFNYSKAVAKPMMRNQGGSIINISSVVGISGNAGQSNYAASKAGLIGFTKSYAKELASRNIRANVVAPGYITTEMTEELNEKVLESIKEETPLGRAGDADEVASTVLFLASDISKYITGETIRVDGGMAM
- a CDS encoding acyl carrier protein; translation: MSQDVEAKVKSIIVDKLGVDESEVTHEANFTNDLGADSLDTVELIMEFEKDFDISIPDEDAENIATVGNAVEYLQEKV
- the fabF gene encoding beta-ketoacyl-ACP synthase II produces the protein MSKRRVVITGIGALTPVGKTAPDFWNGLISGKSGAQPIEHFDTSEFPTKFAAQIEGYDPEDYFDRKEARRLDKVCQYALIAADEAIQDTGLDLDDINKDDVAVIVGTGIGGMITFYEQSVSFHEHGPRGVSPFFIPKLIPDMVAGQISIKYGFKGPNFCAVSACATGSHNIALAYDSIRNGQCDMAVSGGSEAPVSRIGVAGFNAMRAMSTRNDDPKKASRPFDKNRDGFVLGEGSAIMFLEEYEHAKERGAQIYGEIVGYGFSADAHHITAPDPDGEGVILALNRALDSAGIEPEDVDHINMHGTSTPLGDIAETNSIKKVFGDHAYEINHNSTKSMTGHALGAAGAMEALATMLSSYHGMIPPTINFETPDPDCDLNYTFNESEVRDVKYGLNNAFGFGGHNTTLVFKKFEE